A single region of the Triticum dicoccoides isolate Atlit2015 ecotype Zavitan chromosome 2B, WEW_v2.0, whole genome shotgun sequence genome encodes:
- the LOC119365046 gene encoding NAD(P)H-quinone oxidoreductase subunit M, chloroplastic-like produces the protein MATTAASSLLSPAAKFALLSRYPSAKTAPRSVRFPPVRAQQEVKEEEPAATVPPLQEEQATAAAAAKGPAQSLPRQPLAESKNMGREYGSQWLSCTTRHVRIYAAYIDPETNAFDQTQTDKLTLMLDPTEEFVWTDETCQMVYNEFQNLVDHYEGAPLSEYTLRLIGSDLEHYIRKLLYDGEIKYNMRSRVLNFSMGKPRVKFNSSQIPDVK, from the exons ATGGCGACCACGGCGGCCTCGTCGTTGCTCTCCCCGGCGGCAAAGTTCGCGCTCCTGAGCCGGTACCCAAGCGCCAAAACTGCACCACGTAGCGTCCGGTTCCCCCCGGTGCGAGCCCAGCAGGAGGTGAAAGAGGAGGAGCCCGCGGCGACCGTGCCGCCGCTGCAGGaggagcaggcgacggcggcggcggcggcgaagggccCCGCGCAGTCGCTGCCGCGGCAGCCGCTGGCGGAGAGCAAGAACATGGGGCGGGAGTACGGCAGCCAGTGGCTGAGCTGCACGACGCGGCACGTGCGCATCTACGCCGCGTACATCGACCCGGAGACCAACGCCTTCGACCAGACGCAGACGGACAAGCTCACGCTCATGCTCGACCCCACCGAGGAGTTCGTCTGGACCGACGAGACATGCCAGATGGTCTACAACGAGTTCCAGAACCTCGTCGACCACTACGAG GGAGCTCCACTGTCAGAGTACACGCTTCGTCTCATCGGCTCTGATCTTGAGCACTACATCCGCAAGCTGCTCTATGACGGGGAGATCAAGTACAACATGAGGTCCAGAGTGCTCAACTTTAGCATGGGCAAACCCCGCGTCAAATTCAACAGCAGCCAGATCCCAGATGTAAAATAG